Proteins co-encoded in one Cinclus cinclus chromosome Z, bCinCin1.1, whole genome shotgun sequence genomic window:
- the HABP4 gene encoding intracellular hyaluronan-binding protein 4 isoform X2: protein MQENFGCSVANRFYQLLDDESDPFDVLREAERRQEQRKKRDAAAAVAKRAVPSGRVGGGKRETQKERKQPESSPAHSPAAPPQPGPKRAPRQGEQQRFSNRSTEGKQDKTEWRPSFREHRPYGAQRQVEFSVKRPVERLDYERTIRGRGGGRGGMRDRGRRGGLSGNFDGFGQIRKQEPEKQNGNDKTGVKADDKKGGGGARDCRTIKDDASGTEQTAYMEETVETPEEPGRSEGEPLSKPAEGEPMEEVVQEMTLDEWKNLQQRNRPKPEFNIRKPESTVPSKAVVIHKSKYSYDLQKEDFEDDSHVFRKPVNDITSQLDINFGSLPYPGRGSRGARGGRGRGRRSEETRPRPEVVVQLVAPNPDDPEDFPALA, encoded by the exons ATGCAGGAGAACTTCGGGTGCTCCGTGGCCAATCGCTTTTACCAGCTCCTGGACGACGAGTCGGACCCGTTCGACGTCCTGCGCGAGGCTGAGCGCcgccaggagcagaggaagaagcGCGACGCGGCGGCGGCCGTCGCCAAGAGAGCCGTGCCCTCTGGCCGGGTGGGCGGCGGCAAGAGGGAGACCCAGAAGGAGCGCAAGCAGCCGGAGAGTTCCCCGGCGCACTCCCCTGCGGCGCCGCCGCAGCCAG GCCCAAAGCGAGCACCGAGGCAGGGAGAACAACAAAGGTTCAGCAACAGAAGCACAGAGGGGAAACAAGATAAAACTGAATGGAGACCATCTTTCCGAGAACACCGTCCCTATGGAGCACAAAGACAAGTGGAATTCTCAGTGAAGCG ACCAGTGGAAAGATTAGACTATGAAAGAACAATAAGAGGTCGTGGTGGAGGAAGAGGTGGAATGAGAGATAGAGGAAGACGTGGTGGATTAAGTGGAAATTTTGATGGGTTTGGCCaaataagaaaacaagaacctgaaaaacaaaatgggaATGATAAAAC AGGAGTGAAGGCAGATGACAAAAAGGGAGGAGGTGGAGCTCGCGATTGCAGAACAATTAAAGATGATGCAAG TGGGACGGAGCAGACTGCATATATGGAAGAGACTGTGGAAACTCCTGAAGAGCCAGGGAGATCTGAAGGAGAGCCTCTGAGCAA ACCTGCTGAAGGAGAACCAATGGAAGAAGTAGTTCAAGAAATGACATTAGACGAGTGGAAAAATCTTCAGCAACGGAATCGACCAAAGCCTGAATTCAACATCCGGAAGCCAGAATCCACTGTACCTTCGAAAGCAGTTGTGATTCACAAGTCAAAATATAGTTACGAT TTGCAAAAAGAAGACTTTGAAGATGATTCTCATGTCTTTCGAAAACCAGTGAATGATATAACTTCTCAGCTGGATATTAATTTTGGGAGTCTTCCTTACCCTGGCCGTGGATCAAGAGGAGCACGAGGTGGTCGTGGTCGTGGCAGAAGATCTGAAGAGACAAGGCCTCGACCGGAAGTAGTG GTGCAGCTTGTTGCTCCAAATCCTGATGATCCTGAGGATTTTCCAGCTTTAGCTTGA
- the HABP4 gene encoding intracellular hyaluronan-binding protein 4 isoform X1, with product MTGLVGSPGAAVMQENFGCSVANRFYQLLDDESDPFDVLREAERRQEQRKKRDAAAAVAKRAVPSGRVGGGKRETQKERKQPESSPAHSPAAPPQPGPKRAPRQGEQQRFSNRSTEGKQDKTEWRPSFREHRPYGAQRQVEFSVKRPVERLDYERTIRGRGGGRGGMRDRGRRGGLSGNFDGFGQIRKQEPEKQNGNDKTGVKADDKKGGGGARDCRTIKDDASGTEQTAYMEETVETPEEPGRSEGEPLSKPAEGEPMEEVVQEMTLDEWKNLQQRNRPKPEFNIRKPESTVPSKAVVIHKSKYSYDLQKEDFEDDSHVFRKPVNDITSQLDINFGSLPYPGRGSRGARGGRGRGRRSEETRPRPEVVVQLVAPNPDDPEDFPALA from the exons ATGACGGGGCTGGTGGGCAGCCCGGGGGCTGCCGTCATGCAGGAGAACTTCGGGTGCTCCGTGGCCAATCGCTTTTACCAGCTCCTGGACGACGAGTCGGACCCGTTCGACGTCCTGCGCGAGGCTGAGCGCcgccaggagcagaggaagaagcGCGACGCGGCGGCGGCCGTCGCCAAGAGAGCCGTGCCCTCTGGCCGGGTGGGCGGCGGCAAGAGGGAGACCCAGAAGGAGCGCAAGCAGCCGGAGAGTTCCCCGGCGCACTCCCCTGCGGCGCCGCCGCAGCCAG GCCCAAAGCGAGCACCGAGGCAGGGAGAACAACAAAGGTTCAGCAACAGAAGCACAGAGGGGAAACAAGATAAAACTGAATGGAGACCATCTTTCCGAGAACACCGTCCCTATGGAGCACAAAGACAAGTGGAATTCTCAGTGAAGCG ACCAGTGGAAAGATTAGACTATGAAAGAACAATAAGAGGTCGTGGTGGAGGAAGAGGTGGAATGAGAGATAGAGGAAGACGTGGTGGATTAAGTGGAAATTTTGATGGGTTTGGCCaaataagaaaacaagaacctgaaaaacaaaatgggaATGATAAAAC AGGAGTGAAGGCAGATGACAAAAAGGGAGGAGGTGGAGCTCGCGATTGCAGAACAATTAAAGATGATGCAAG TGGGACGGAGCAGACTGCATATATGGAAGAGACTGTGGAAACTCCTGAAGAGCCAGGGAGATCTGAAGGAGAGCCTCTGAGCAA ACCTGCTGAAGGAGAACCAATGGAAGAAGTAGTTCAAGAAATGACATTAGACGAGTGGAAAAATCTTCAGCAACGGAATCGACCAAAGCCTGAATTCAACATCCGGAAGCCAGAATCCACTGTACCTTCGAAAGCAGTTGTGATTCACAAGTCAAAATATAGTTACGAT TTGCAAAAAGAAGACTTTGAAGATGATTCTCATGTCTTTCGAAAACCAGTGAATGATATAACTTCTCAGCTGGATATTAATTTTGGGAGTCTTCCTTACCCTGGCCGTGGATCAAGAGGAGCACGAGGTGGTCGTGGTCGTGGCAGAAGATCTGAAGAGACAAGGCCTCGACCGGAAGTAGTG GTGCAGCTTGTTGCTCCAAATCCTGATGATCCTGAGGATTTTCCAGCTTTAGCTTGA